Within Kiloniellales bacterium, the genomic segment GCAGCACGCGGGGGCCCAACCCAACGAGGCTAGAAAAGGGGAGATTTGCCAGCCCGTCAAGTTCGGCGGGCGCGAAGCCGCCTTCCGGCCCGGCCAGCACCGCGCAGGGCGGCGCCCGGCCGTTTTCGGCCTCGCTCAAGGCGCGCAGGACCTCGGCGATCGGCTCGGCCGGTCCCGATTCGGCGCAGACCAGCAGGCGGCGCTCCGCCGGCCATTCCCCCAGGAGGTCGAAGAGATCGCGCACCCGGCCGACCGCCGGCACGTCGAGCCGGCCGCACTGCTCGGCGGCCTCGCGGGCGTTGGCCGCCAGGCGCTCCTCGTTGACCCGGCTGACCGCGGTGTAGCGGGTCATGACCGGCTGCAGCCGCGACACCCCGAGCTCGGTCGCCTTCTCGGCCAGGAAGTCGATCCGCGCCCGCTTGATCGGCGCGAAGACGAGCCAGAGGTCGGGCGCGTGGGTCTGCGCCCGCAGCTTCTCCTCGACCACAAGCGAGGCCCAGCCCTTGCCCAGGGCGTCGAGCCGGGCCGACCATTCGCCGTCGCGGCCGTTGAACAGGGCGAGCCTGGCGCCGCGCCCCAGGCGAAGGACGCTGCGCAGGTAGTGGGCGCGACCGTGATCGAGGCCCAGGGTCGCGCCGGCGGCGAGATCCTGTTCCAGGTAGAGCCGCGTCGCCAGTTTGACCGCCATGCGCCTGCACTCCCACCAGAGTCCGGCAGCGCCAGCCGCTTTCACGGCCGCCTGAAGCCTGCGATGATTAGGCCATGAGCGACGCGTCCGAGACAACGCCGGCGGCGAGCCCCGCCGCGGCCAGCGACATCCGCGATCACTGGGCCTATCGGGTCGCGCCCGCGACGCTCCGCCCCTACCTGAGGCTGGCCCGGATCGACCGGCCGATCGGCACCTGGCTGCTCTTGTTCCCCTGCTGGTGGAGCCTGGCGCTCGCCTCGGTATCCGGCGGCAGCTGGCCGGACCTCTGGCTGGCGGTGCTCTTCACGGTCGGCGCGGTCGTCATGCGCGGCGCCGGCTGCACCTTCAATGACATCGCCGACCGCGACTACGACGCCCGGGTGGCGCGCACCGCCGAGCGTCCGATCCCGAGCGGCCAGGTCACGGCCCGCAACGCGACCCTGTTCCTCGTTCTGCAGCTCGCGATCGGCCTCGCCGTGCTGCTGCAGTTCAACCTCTTCACCATCGGCCTCGGCGCGGCCTCGCTGGTCCTGGTTTTCAGCTATCCCTTCATGAAGCGGATCACCTACTGGCCCCAGGCCTGGCTCGGCCTGACCTTCAACTGGGGCGCCCTGGTCGGCTGGTCGGCGGTTGCTGGGGGCCTGGA encodes:
- a CDS encoding 16S rRNA (uracil(1498)-N(3))-methyltransferase, yielding MAVKLATRLYLEQDLAAGATLGLDHGRAHYLRSVLRLGRGARLALFNGRDGEWSARLDALGKGWASLVVEEKLRAQTHAPDLWLVFAPIKRARIDFLAEKATELGVSRLQPVMTRYTAVSRVNEERLAANAREAAEQCGRLDVPAVGRVRDLFDLLGEWPAERRLLVCAESGPAEPIAEVLRALSEAENGRAPPCAVLAGPEGGFAPAELDGLANLPFSSLVGLGPRVLRADTAALAALACWQAILGDGRSRPGARATEAL
- the ubiA gene encoding 4-hydroxybenzoate octaprenyltransferase, producing the protein MSDASETTPAASPAAASDIRDHWAYRVAPATLRPYLRLARIDRPIGTWLLLFPCWWSLALASVSGGSWPDLWLAVLFTVGAVVMRGAGCTFNDIADRDYDARVARTAERPIPSGQVTARNATLFLVLQLAIGLAVLLQFNLFTIGLGAASLVLVFSYPFMKRITYWPQAWLGLTFNWGALVGWSAVAGGLDWPAVLLYAGGVAWTLGYDTIYAHQDKEDDALIGVKSTALKLGAKTKPWLAGFYFLTQALFLAAGLAAGLAWPFLVGVAAVALHFAWQIRTLDIDDPGNCMRRFQSNRFVGWLLLAGILGAGFAA